The following are from one region of the Magallana gigas chromosome 6, xbMagGiga1.1, whole genome shotgun sequence genome:
- the LOC105340112 gene encoding uncharacterized protein has product MASGVALTDECLNVYLDLQSKKKYRYIIYKLSDDFKEIVVDFAAPRDDSEDVKEAYDEFCGKLFAAADAGKGRYGVFDVHYQIDSRELDKVVFITWVTDSLPIKQKMLYASSNKALKAKMTGIHTEIQCNDATDLKLENVIAKCRQKSYE; this is encoded by the exons ATG GCTTCAGGCGTTGCACTGACTGACGAATGTCTCAATGTTTACTTGGATCTTCAGTCCAAAAAGAAATACCGGTACATCATTTACAAACTAAGCGACGACTTCAAGGAAATAGTGGTAGATTTTGCTGCGCCGCGTGATGACTCCGAAGACG TAAAAGAGGCCTACGATGAGTTCTGTGGGAAGCTGTTTGCAGCGGCAGATGCGGGTAAGGGCCGTTACGGTGTGTTCGATGTGCATTACCAGATCGACAGCCGAGAGCTGGACAAAGTCGTCTTTATCACGTG GGTGACGGATAGTCTTCCAATCAAACAGAAGATGTTGTATGCCAGTAGTAATAAAGCCCTGAAAGCCAAGATGACGGGAATCCACACGGAGATACAGTGTAACGACGCCACTGACCTCAAGCTAGAAAACGTCATTGCCAAGTGTCGCCAGAAGAGCTACGAGTGA